The genomic window TCCCGCAACCAATAAATGCGCTAATCAAGCCTTGACCCCGTGCTTTTATCCTTTTCTATTTTCTGCCTGTTGGGCAAATACCCGGAAACGGCGTGCTTCCTCCTCATTTCCCATCGAAGCATATATTCGGCTGATCTTTTGAAAATATAACGGAGCATTTTCCGGATCATCCTGAACCAGGGAAAGATACATTTCCATAATCGCTGAAGAATGATGGCCTAAATCAAAGCTGATATCTGCGAATCTTCGTTTGATCAGAGGATCGATGCGGGTATGACAGCCGCGGCACTGATCCATGATTTCGATATACAGATCCCTGGCGCTTTCAAGGTCTCCCAATGTCTCCAATGTGCCGGCAAGCGCAATCGCTAGTGGTTCGTGCCATCCGTATGTCCCCATGAAATCCTGATAGAAGGAGGCGGCTTCCTGATGGCGCCCGGCCTGAGACAGGGTTTCGCCACGGAGCAGGACATAGGCCAAAGAGATTTTAAGGTCATCCGGGCAATCGGCAAGAAGGGTTTCAGCCTGATCAAAGGCCCCCATTTCCCAGTAAACCTCGCAAAGCACCTGATAACCCGGCAGGGCATCCGGATGATGTTGGAGAAAGGTCTCCAGCAGACGGCGGGCTTCATCCAATTTCTCCAGGTTCAGGTAGGCCGTGGCCAGCTCAAGGGGGATAATTGAATCCGGGGCAGGGTTCTCCTCCAAGGCATGAGACAGGTCATCGGCTGCGAGATCAAAGTCTCCCCGGTTCAGCGCGAGATAACCGGTTTTAAAGGACTCTCCATAGGAAAGGTAGGCCTCCTGCATCTCTTCGGGCAGTGCACTGCAGAGTGCCATAAAAGTCTCATCGTCCTGATCACCGGTGTATGTCTCGTCATCGGCGAGGGGAGTCCGGTCAGATTGGGGCACTTCCATTTGAATATCTCCGGCTGTGAGGCGTGCAATCTCCTGCATAAGCTTTTCAACAGCGAATATCAATGCAGGGTCCCGGGTCAAGTCGAGGGCCAATTGAAGATATTTCCTCGCCTCATCGTAATATTCGGCCTCCATCAATTCTTCACCGGCCTGCCTGTGTTCGTGTGCCAGGGCCCTTTTGGCCTGAACCAGTTTATCTCGAAGCCTTGTTTCTGAAGCATCATCAGGCGATGTTTTTTCCAATGCGTCCAGGGCCTTTTCGAATTCAAGCTTCGCCCTGCCCCAATCTAAGGCCTTTAAAAAGGCATCACCCCTCTGCTCAGTCTTTTCAGGATCTTGATTGAAAAATATTTTAAAAAGCCCCATAAGCTCAAAATCCTTTTGTTCTTATCAATGTTTTGTGTTTTCCTGAAGCGTGGGAATTCGAATTTCTGCTCGAAAACAGGAGTTTTCGGCAGACACTAAATAGTATTTCAAAAAAATTCTTAGCCTTTTCTCTTAAAAGTGTGTTTTGTACCCCCAAAATTCCCTTTTAAGGCCTTATTTGACGCAAATTTTAAATGTATTATCTATAATATCAACATATTCCTGTGGCCCGACCCCCATTCATTAATTGGATTGCCTATCATTGCTGGTCAAATAAGTCATGAATGGACTTGACCCCTTTTTTTGTAGCCGAGGATATTGAATAACACGTAAGCCGACGCCAAGGTTGCGTGACCGCATAAATCCACTTCACTGGTCGGGGTGAACCATCGAATGTGAAATCCATCGCCGGTGGGAACGAAAAAAGCGGTTTCAGATAAATTGTTTTCTTCCGCAATGGATTGCATTAATTCATCAGGCAGCCACTCATCTAGCGGACAAACCGCTGCCGGGTTGCCTTCAAAGGGTTGGCTGGCAAATGCGTCTATCTGGTATAGATCTAATTCCACGGGATTCTCCTCATAATTTATATAAATGCCCTTGTGTAAGCTTTCTACTCTTCAGTCATGCTAACTATCCTTGAACTCCCCACTCTTATCGTCAATGAGTTCCAGCAGGACGCCGTTCATCTTATTGGGGTGAACAAAGGCAAATTCACAATCCCGAAACTGTCGGGCGCCTCCAATAAAGGGATAATCTTTCTGCTTCAGCTCCCCCATGGCCTCACGGGTGTTGTCCACGTTCAAGCTGATCACCATGACGCCTTCGCCCCTTTTTTCGATAAACCTGGCAACATACCCATCGGGTGTTGTAGATTCCATCAGCTCGAAACCCACCTCCCCAAGCCAGTATCTGGCCACCCTGATTTTTTCGGATTCATCGATGTATTCGTCATCCGGCCCGGATTTGCCCAAAACCGGCTCCCAGGCTTTTCGAGCGTCAGCTATATTTTTAACCGCAATACTGATATGGTCGACTTTATTTATTTTCATTTGATCCTCCCCATATAGCCGTTAGAGTTCGGCAGATGGTTGTGTATTATAATTTTAGGGGCGTCTCACATCCCCATTCTCTTCCTTTAGTTGTCGAAGTGTTTCTTCCAGAACTGGGAGTCGCTGTTTGTCTTTGGGGTCTGTTGAGGTTCTCTTAAGCTCGATCATCATCTTAAGATCGAGAACCTTAATTGTGTGGCCTCTAAATTTAACATCCACTGTGTGTTCAAGTAGGTCATCATAGGTTTTCCCTTCCTCAATCGCAGCAAGGGCGTCAAGGGAGCCCAACTGGGTCGAAAACAGAGCATGGCCTTCTCCTGAAAGATCCCGTTCCGTTGGTTCAATTATATTGTCATCTAGGCGACGATGAAATGCGCCAATTGACTTGAGAAATACAAGCAGTTTGACAATATTTTCGGAAGATCGGCTATGGACAATTTCAACGTCCATCGTAGTAACCGGCGCGCCCTGCACAACGGCCGCAAGACCACCGACCAGAATAAAGTTGACGTCGGCTTTTATTAGCCCCTCAAGTACTGCGCTTAGGTCCGGACCGTTCTTTTTTTTGTTGCTTATAGGCATCTCTTAACTCCCAGATAGTTCGTACCGCGTTATTATTTGCCTGTAAGCGTTCCTCTGGAGACATCTTGAGAAACATTGCCACCAACCCCTTGTCAACACCCAATGAGTCCTTGGATTCCGTTTCCTTTACCATTTAATCCTTCCTTAGCAATAAACCCAATTATGTCAGATGAACGTGGGCATAACCTGCTGAGATGAAGCTCAGCGAAATCTCAGTCAGAGATAATTCCGTTGTTGTGCCCTTCAATAGCCAAATATACTTTGCCCTAACATCGTTGGTGGTAAATGTATTTTCATTTTGCCGAACGGTTCGGGTGTTTTCCTTATTTTTTCTGCATTATGCGGATTTGGAAAAATAAAAGGTTCAAAAGTATCTTTTAGTAAATCTGTTCCAGGCTTAATGAAAAAAATCATGTCAATATTTGTATATCTTTCCTTGCTCCATATTCCATCATCCTGCAAAATTTCCTTAAATTGCATTTTGCTATCTTTATCTCTATAAGAAACTACCGCTTCCCTTCCATAAAGCGCTTCTTGAATAGTTTCTTTTGAAAGAAATATATTTGAATCGCATGTCATAAAAATGAAGCTGTAAATATCTTCACCTAATCGTGACTTGAATTTGCTGTTAGATTTTTTTATCTTCGAAAATATTTTGTCTTTGATATTCGCCGTGTCTATCTGCTGAGCCAAACCATCGGCAATGCCTAAAACATGTTCAATCCCCACCTTACCACCGGAATTACTCTCATAGATTGCTTTAATCCAAGCTGCCGTTTCTTCCTCTATAATGAGTTCTTTTTTGTTTCCTATAGTTAGAGAGGCACCCTCATCGGCGATCCAGTCAACGATTTTATTGACATCTTTGGGTTCAATATCTTCGGAAAGCCAGATCTCAAAAACATTATTGGTTTTGGATGCTATTCTCCGGTCAATCTGGCTGACTAATTTCTTTTTTACAGTTTCATTAACAAACTGAGTAATCACCTTTGCTTCTATTTGAAAGGGCTTGTCATCAATATTGAATACAAATTCAGGAGGTCTTTCAAAATCATCTGGTTCGTATACAATCCCTTTGATTTTATTTTGGGATAGAAACCATCTGCAAAGATAAATTTCGAAAAGAAAGGGTCTAATAGTATATTGATTTTTATTCGATAAAAAATTGTCTACTAATTTGGAAAAACCCTTTTTTTGCAGACCAATTAGCTGCGCATTTAATAATTCAAGGCGGTCTGAATCCAGTATGCCTGGGAAATTAGCTGCAACTTTCTTTATTCTTTCTTGAAAGGGCATTCTGATTCCTGCTTATTGTACAACATTTGAACTGAGCCGCAGCGAGACACACTGTGCCGCAAAAGACTCGTTCAACTATAAAATTGGTTTTAGGAAAATCCGCCTTTCTCTCGCTGTCTGCTCCAGTGATTATAACTTGCCTTATACTTCCGGCAGCCCTTCAGACTTATGTACCATTTCTGTTATTGATTCTACAATATCTTCAAAATAACTTTTTACAGAAACTCCTTCGTCTAAGAACATTTGGATTGTATCATCAGCAATATCTGAAAGTATTTTTGTTTTATCATATATGGCACCGGTTTTTTTATCAATTACAGTGCCACCTACTGACTCAGCACTCAAAGTTACACAGAGCCTTTGATGGCCTTCTCCAGCCCATAGAAATCTATTGTGAATCATAGTATTCCTAATATTAAGGGCTGGTTCAAATACAAAATAGAATAAGGATTTAATTTCTTTAGCATGTTTTGAATTAATGCAGTTAATTTTCCGTAAACGAGCCAAGAAAAAGGTAAAGCACTCTTTAAACCTAAAAAATTCATAAAAATATGTTCTTGCTAATAACTTGTATCTTAATACTGGATCACCAGATACTTGCTTTTGAAAAAATACAGGATCTTCCTGCAACATTTTCAAATCGCTCAGAACAAGATTCAAATTCGCTATTATTTCATTGCTATCCATTAAAAACGCCCAAATGTCGAAATAGATATTTAGGGGTCTTGGAAAATTGGGTGTTGGAAGGTTTCCTGTTTTGTAATCCCAATCAGGCTTTGAGGCCATTTCCTCAGTCATCAACTTAGCAATAGGAATAAGAGCTTTTCCTAATTTATCAGGTTGCTTAAGAAGTGGAATTGTATATGCATCAATTTCTTTATTCATTGAAGAATTCTAACAAGTGATTATACAGACTCGTATATCATCACGATTTTAAGGCTATCCTATTTTCATTCATATTGTGGTTTCTTACCGGAAAACAGTCATAATATATCATCAAATGGATACAATATTCAATAATTATATTTACTTGGAGTCAAGTTCGTTTTCAATTAGGCTTAACTTATTGGTAACTGCTCAGGTGGGTAGGTTGAACCAGGCTTCGCCTCCAGCTTCAGTCTACGCTTCCAGCTACGCCCTGACAAGACGACCCGGCAAAAGATTTAAGAAAGTTTCTACCGGGGATCTCACTTACTCTAAAAACTGAAGGCAGTAACGTTTAGCCATCCACTGCCTTCTGTTTATGATAATTTGTTATTTATGGTTGTTCCGGTTCTTCTCGATTGTTCTCCGTTATCCGAAAATCCATATCAAAGGAATCCATGATAGAAGGAATATGACTATACCGCTCTTGGTGTACTTCCTCATCGTTCCGTCTTCCTTAAACAAAGGCCCAAGGTATAAAAAAAATGGAGGCCAAGATTTTATTCTGTGCTTTGCCTTTGGATTAAGTAAAAATGCCAGGACAGAAGCGATGATAAAAGCCACTGTTAAAAATATTTTATCTTCGATAAATAATACGCCAAAATTCACTATTTATAGTAACTCCATCAAATTAAGAATAAATATGTTTCAATAAGCATATAGTTGTTAGTTACCCGGATTCTCTTTTTCCGCACTTCCGAGAAACATAACAGAAAACCAACCACAACCTGTTTGGGCTGCGTTTTGCAGTCAATCAACGTAATATTAATGCTTACTGCAATTATAATGCCGGATAGCTTAATATAGAAATTACATAATAATTTAAAATGTTAGAGGAATATGAAAAATCTGCAAAACTTGAAAGTGACGAAAATTGTAACTGGTTTTTACAATTTTCGTCACTTTTACAGCCCAAATATTCATATCCTCGGTAAACGATACAGACTGTTTTTGTAAATAATATTTGTTATTTTTCTGACTAATTATTACAAATTTGTATTTAATACTTTTGATTATTTCATATTTGTTATTTTTAATATTTTAGCTTTCCCCTCCTGTGATTTTTTTTAATCCATGTTTACAAGTGGTTAAGTCCCTTTCGCCCTTAATCTAACTGTTTGGCACACCCTTTGCTCTATGGTTAGCTGAGCATTCATGAAGGCTGATCAAAACAGATGTATTGAACTAGTTTTACAGATACCTACTAAAAAAGGAGCATGTTAATGAAAAAAATTGAGGCAATTATTAAACCGTTTAAACTCGATGATGTGAAGGACGCCTTGAGTCGTATAGGTGTAAAAGGAATGACTTTAAGTGAGGTCAAAGGATTCGGCCGTCAACGTGGTCACAAGGAAACATACCGCGGAGCGGAATACCAGGTGGATTTTGTACCTAAAGTAAAAATCGAACTTGTTATAGAGGCTTCCATGACCGATCAGGTGGTGTCCACCATTTCCGAAAAAGCCAATACAGGAAAAATAGGCGACGGCAAGATTTTCATATTACCGGTGGAGGAGGCTGTCCGACTCAGAACCGGAGAAACCGGCAAAGATGCCATTTAAATTTATAAAAGGAGGAAAGTTAAGATGAAAAAAAGGATAGCTCTGACAATATTACTCACCACTATAGGCATTTCCAGCGTCTGGGCCGGAGATGAGCCTCCAACGGTTTTATCAAACAAAAACGCCATTGACCTGGTACAATCCCATGCTGATTATGTATGGACACTGGTGGCGGCAGCCCTGGTATTTTTTATGCAAGCCGGATTTGCCCTGGTTGAATGTGGTTTTACACGGGCAAAAAACGCAATTAACATCATGATGAAAAACCTGATGGATTTTTCCATAGGTTCACTGGCATTCTGGGCCATAGGCTTTGGTATTATGTTTGGTGCGACAAAAACAGGATGGTTTGGAACTTCCGGTTTTTTCTTAAGCGGTTTTACCCCTGGTGGTGATCCCTGGGTGCTGGCCTTCTGGATGTTCCAAGTGGTTTTTTGTGCAACTGCCGCTACCATCGTATCCGGTGCCATGGCGGAAAGAACCAAATTTACCGGGTACCTTTTATACAGTGTGATCATAAGCGCTTTGATCTATCCGGTTTTTGGAAGCTGGGCATGGGGAGGCCTTCTCAATGGAGAAGGCTGGCTGGAAAAGCTGGGTTTTATTGATTTTGCCGGATCTACCGTGGTTCATTCAGTGGGTGGATGGGCAGGTCTGGCAGGTGCCATAGTACTTGGTCCACGCCTTGGCAAGTATATAAAAGGCGATGGAATAAAACCGATTCTGGGTCACAGTATGCCTTTGGCGGCCCTCGGTGTATTTATCCTGTGG from Thermodesulfobacteriota bacterium includes these protein-coding regions:
- a CDS encoding tetratricopeptide repeat protein; its protein translation is MGLFKIFFNQDPEKTEQRGDAFLKALDWGRAKLEFEKALDALEKTSPDDASETRLRDKLVQAKRALAHEHRQAGEELMEAEYYDEARKYLQLALDLTRDPALIFAVEKLMQEIARLTAGDIQMEVPQSDRTPLADDETYTGDQDDETFMALCSALPEEMQEAYLSYGESFKTGYLALNRGDFDLAADDLSHALEENPAPDSIIPLELATAYLNLEKLDEARRLLETFLQHHPDALPGYQVLCEVYWEMGAFDQAETLLADCPDDLKISLAYVLLRGETLSQAGRHQEAASFYQDFMGTYGWHEPLAIALAGTLETLGDLESARDLYIEIMDQCRGCHTRIDPLIKRRFADISFDLGHHSSAIMEMYLSLVQDDPENAPLYFQKISRIYASMGNEEEARRFRVFAQQAENRKG
- a CDS encoding VOC family protein, translating into MKINKVDHISIAVKNIADARKAWEPVLGKSGPDDEYIDESEKIRVARYWLGEVGFELMESTTPDGYVARFIEKRGEGVMVISLNVDNTREAMGELKQKDYPFIGGARQFRDCEFAFVHPNKMNGVLLELIDDKSGEFKDS
- a CDS encoding P-II family nitrogen regulator, producing the protein MKKIEAIIKPFKLDDVKDALSRIGVKGMTLSEVKGFGRQRGHKETYRGAEYQVDFVPKVKIELVIEASMTDQVVSTISEKANTGKIGDGKIFILPVEEAVRLRTGETGKDAI
- a CDS encoding ammonium transporter, encoding MKKRIALTILLTTIGISSVWAGDEPPTVLSNKNAIDLVQSHADYVWTLVAAALVFFMQAGFALVECGFTRAKNAINIMMKNLMDFSIGSLAFWAIGFGIMFGATKTGWFGTSGFFLSGFTPGGDPWVLAFWMFQVVFCATAATIVSGAMAERTKFTGYLLYSVIISALIYPVFGSWAWGGLLNGEGWLEKLGFIDFAGSTVVHSVGGWAGLAGAIVLGPRLGKYIKGDGIKPILGHSMPLAALGVFILWLGWFGFNPGSTTAANKDIALIFVNTNLAAAAGAVLAMFTSWIKFGKPEIGMSLNGGLAGLVAITAPCATVSPLSAVIIGAIAGIIVVLSVIFLDRIKVDDPVGAISVHGVNGAWGTLAAGIFNMGGTSAKIIGVQLLGIGSCFLWTFGTAFIMFKLIDKTIGLRVSPQEEAEGLDFTEHGGNSYPDFEVSSYAQQ